TGCCCGAGCAGCTCGAGGCCGACCTCAAGGTCGTCCAGGACTCGCTCATCGCGGCGGGTGCGCCCCGTGCGGCCTACGGGGACCTGCAGCAGCTCGTGTGGCAGGTGCAGACCTTCGGGTTCCACCTGGCCGAGCTCGAGGTCCGTCAGCACTCGCAGGTCCACGAGGCCGCACTCGCGGAGATCGCGGAGCACGGCGTGCACGGCACGCTGTCCGACCGCACGCGCGAGGTCCTCGACACCTACCGGGCGATCGGCTCGATCCAGCAGCGCTACGGCATCCGTGCCGCGCGCCGCTACATCGTCTCGTTCACGCAGAAGCCCGAGCACCTGGCCGCGGTCTACCAGCTCGCCGAGCTCGCGTTCGAGGGCGCCGAGGACGCACCCGTGATCGACGCGATCCCGCTGTTCGAGACCTTCGCGGACCTCGAGGCGAGCGTCGAGATCCTCGAGGCGGCGCTCGAGCTGCCCCAGGTCCAGCGCCGGCTCGCGGAGAACGGTCGCAAGGTCGAGGTCATGCTCGGCTACTCGGACTCGTCCAAGGACGTCGGCCCGGTCTCGGCGACCCTCGCCCTGCACTCCGCCCAGAGCCGCATCGCGGAGTGGGCCCAGCGTCACGAGATCAACCTGACGCTGTTCCACGGCCGCGGCGGCGCCCTCGGGCGTGGCGGCGGCCCCGCGAACCGCGCGGTCCTCGCCCAGCCCCCGGGCTCGGTCGACGGCCGGTTCAAGCTCACCGAGCAGGGCGAGGTCATCACCGCCCGCTACGGCGACGCGACGATCGCCGCCCGCCACATCGAGCAGGTGGCTGCGGCGACGCTGCTCGCCTCCGCCCCCTCGGTCGAGCGCCGCAACGCCGAGGCCACCGCGCGCTTCGCCGACGTGGCGTCCGCACTGGACTCCACCTCGCGCGAGCACTTCCACGCTCTCGTGCGCAGCGAGGGATTCCCGCAGTGGTTCTCCGAGGTCACCCCTCTCGAGGAGGTCGGGCTCCTGCCGATCGGGTCCCGTCCCGCGCGACGCGGTCTGTCGGTCGAGTCGCTCGAGGACCTGCGCGCCATCCCGTGGGTGTTCTCGTGGTCGCAGGCCCGCATCAACCTGGCCGGCTGGTACGGCCTGGGCACCTCGCTCCAGGAGTTCGGCGACCTCGAGCGGCTGCGCGAGGCGCACCGCGACTGGCCGCTGTTCGCGACGCTCATCGACAACGTCGAGATGTCGCTCGCCAAGGCCGACGAGCGGATCGCGGAGCGCTACCTCGCGCTCGGCGACCGGGACGACCTCGCGGCCAAGATCCTCGACGAGCTGCGCCTGACGCGCGAGTGGGTCCTCAAGATCAGCGGGAACGAGTGGCCGCTGGCCGGTCGCCGGGTCCTGGGACGTGCGGTCCAGCTCCGCAGCCCGTACGTCGACGCGCTCTCGCTGCTCCAGCTCCGTGCGCTGCGCGGCCTGCGCTCGGGGGCGGAGGGGCAGTACAAGGACGGCCTGCAGCACCTGCTGCTGCTCACGGTCAACGGCGTCGCGGCGGGCCTGCAGAACACGGGCTGACCCTCTCGGTACACCCGCGCGGCTGCCCCCGGGTGCAGCCCCCGTTTCCACCCCCCCCGGTGCCGAGCATGCGGTGGGCGTTCGTCTCGACCCAGAAGCGGACGCCCACCGCATGCTCGGGCGACGCCCACCGCATGGTCGACGGCGGAGCGGTCGCTGGAGCGCACCACCTGCCCGCACCGTCGGCACGGCACTGCCGCCCTGCCCGCGCGCCGCCCGCCCCGCCGCACGGGGAGCGCCCGGGCTCACGCCACCGCCCACCGCACCCCGTGACCCGGGGCGAGCTGCGCCGTCGGGCCGCTCAGCCCAGACGCGAGCGCAGCCAGGCGATGTCCGGGCCCATGTCGCCGTGCGTCTCGCAGACGACGGGCGCCCCGGCGGACGCGATGACAGCGACCAGCTCGTCGGGCGGGATGAGCCCGTCGCCGAAGTGCGCGTGGCGGTCCGCCCCCGAGTCGAACGTGTCCCGGCTGTCGTTCGCGTGCACCAGGTCGATGCGGCCCGTCACGGCGCGGACCTGGTCCGCGGCGGTGGCCAGGTCGATCCCGCCCGCCCAGGCGTGGCACGTGTCGAGCGTGAAGCCGACCTCGTCCCCGCCCTCCGCGGCCCCGATCGCGTCCCACAGCCGCCCGATGCTCTCGATCGTGCGGGCCATCGACCTGGCCCCGCCCGCGGTGTTCTCGATCAGGACGGGCACCTTGGCGTCGAGCGCGTCGATCGCCTTGCGCCAGTTGTCGTAGCCGACCGCGACGTCGTCGTCCGCGGTCACGTGGCCGCCGTGGACGATCACGCCCTTGGCGCCGATCTCGGCCGCGCCGTCGACGATCTTCTGGAGCGACTTGCGGCTCGGGATCCGGATGCGGTTGTTGGTGCTCGCGACGTTGATGACGTACGGCGCGTGCACGTAGAGGTCGAGGTCCGCGGCCGCGGCGTCCGCGCGCAGGGCCTCGGCGCCGCCGGGGTAGGTGAACTCGGCGCCCTTCCAGCCCTGCGGGTCGCCCAGGAAGATCTGGGCCTGGTCGGCGCCGATCGCCCGTGCCTGGTGGATGGCGTCTGCCTGGTCGACGTGTGCTCCGATACGCATGAGCCCCACGCTACGGGTACCGGGGGACGCTCGGCACGGCGAGCGGAGCCGTACGACGGGCATGATGGCCCCATGGCCATCTTCGCTTTCTCCGTCGCCCCGCTCGGTGCCGGCGAGTCCGTCACGGACGCCGTCGCCGAAGCCGTCCGCATCGTCCGCGCCTCGGGCCTGCCGAACCGGACCACGTCGATGTTCACCGAGATCGAGGGTGAGTGGGACGAGGTCATGGACGTCGTCAAGCGCGCCACCGAGGCCGTGGGCGCCGGCGGGCACCGCGTCTCGTTGGTGCTCAAGGCGGACATCCGCCCAGGTCGGACCGGGGAGCTCACCGGGAAGATCGAGCGCATCGAGGAGCGCCTGGCCGAGGACTGACACCGGCTGGGACGCCCCCGTCCCAGTGGGTGAAACGCACTCGTTCGAGTCGCTCGCACGGGCGTCGTAGGCTATGCGGCAACGCCGCCGTCCCGGGCAGCGTTCGAGGTCGCTTCCCGAGCCGCAGGAGACCAAGATGCCCCTCTTCGAGGTGGACGCCGAGCGTCCAGTTCTCGTCCGCCCGTCGCAGCCGGCGGGTGGGGGGTTCGGCACGGTCGCGCAGCGTGTGGTCGACGGCCACCTGGACGGTCTGCTCGGTGAGCAGATCTTCCCCGTCCGGCAGGGGTCGTCGACCGACGAGCCACACCTGCTGGCGCTCGACGCCGCGGGCCTGCCCGTCGTGATCGAGGTCGTCTCGGAGCTGACCGAGGAGACCCTGACCCGGGCCATGAACCATGCCGGTCGCGCGGGGCAGCTCACGCGAGCCGAGCTCGCGAGCCGCTACGCCGGGGGAGCGGCCCGTTTCCAGCAGGACGTCACGACCTTCTACGACAACGTCCCCCTGACGCGGTCGCAGGCGACGTCGCGGGCCACGGGGGCCCGGCTGATCGTCATCTGCTCGAGCGCGGAGGACGGCATCGTCGACGCGCTCGACTTCCTGCGCCAGCCGGGGTCGTCGGTGTCGGTCCTCAAGCTCGGCGTGATGCACGGGGCGGACGGCCGCAGGTTCGTCGACGTCTCGCCGCTCGTGCCCGAGCGCACCGCACGGCCGGCGGCTCCGGCCGCCCCCCGCCGGGCGGCGGTCGAGCCCACGCGCTCGGCGCAGCGCACCGCGGACTTCGCCGAGGGCGTGGCGGTCGGGCGCGCGCTCACGGGCAAGCTGCCGATCGTGACGCAGCGGTCGCGCTCCGACCGTCGGCGAGGCTCGGAGCTCGAGGCCGCGGCGACCGTCTACGGCAGCGCTGCGGGGTCGGCGGACGTGACCGGCACGCTCGAGCCGATCCACGAACCTCTGCTCGGCCGTGGTCCGGCCGCCGAGCTGTCGGTGCCGCCCGTCCCGGAGGCGCCCCCGGTCCCGCCCGTGCCGCTGCTCGCGTCGCCGCCCGTGGACGAGGCGTCCGAGTTCGGCCGCTACTCGTCGACGCAGGCTGCGGAGGACGCGCTGTCGTCGCGCACGCCGAGCCGCGCCTCGATCCTGACGCGCGAGTCCATCCGCACACGCGAGTCGATCCGGACCCGTGAGTCGGTGCTGACGCGGGAGTCCTACGAGGCCGAGGCCCCCGCGTACGACCCGTTGTCGTACCAGCCGCCCGTGAACGTCCCGGTGGTCGACGCCCTGAGCACGATCGACCCGTTGGGCCAGGATCTCGTGCCGGCCCCGCCGCCGCCGTCCGCGTCCGTGCTCGACGACGACCCGGACGACGACCCGGACCTGCACGCCCTCGCCCGCGCCTTCGGCACGCCCGTGTCGCTCGTGTGGTCGCGCCCGCGTCGTGGGCAGCGCTTCGAGGCCGTCCTGTACCCGGACGGTTTCATCGAGTTGACCGACGGCGCCCGCTTCCGTCACCCGGACGCGGCGGCGATCGCGGCGTCGGGCACGGCGACGGCCGACGGGTGGAGCGTGTGGCGCCTGGGCGACGGCGGGCCGAGCCTCACGGACGCGTTCCGCGAGCAGTACGCCTGACGTTCGTGCCGCGCGCGCGGCCGACGGAGGGGTGGCGCGCCGTGGGCGTGCCACCCCTCCGTCGTCCTCGGGGGCGTCAGTCCGTGCTGCGCACCATGGTCCGGAT
This region of Oerskovia jenensis genomic DNA includes:
- a CDS encoding phosphoenolpyruvate carboxylase, whose translation is MTDNVSPESTDGNGRTGARHEVPAPLRDDVRLLGRLLGTVLTESGDPALLDDVEHLRELSIRAYGEHADAALEEAERLVEGFSHERAEQVARAFTVYFHLANLAEEHHRVRVLHDREAELAPSVVDDTLPEAFTQLADEVGHEEALARLQRLEFRPVLTAHPTEARRRAISASIRRLSGLLTERDALPAGGASLAENERKLLAEIDGMWRTSPIRAAKPSPLDEVRTAMSVFDATLFTVFPTVYRRLDDWLLADKAGHDRPLAAPFVRLGTWIGGDRDGNPNVTAETTRQAAAIAADHALQALERAAQRIGRTLTLDEQGTPASDGLRSLWQKQRQLSEAITAEAAAESPAEPHRAVMLVVARRIAATRLRDADLAYAVPEQLEADLKVVQDSLIAAGAPRAAYGDLQQLVWQVQTFGFHLAELEVRQHSQVHEAALAEIAEHGVHGTLSDRTREVLDTYRAIGSIQQRYGIRAARRYIVSFTQKPEHLAAVYQLAELAFEGAEDAPVIDAIPLFETFADLEASVEILEAALELPQVQRRLAENGRKVEVMLGYSDSSKDVGPVSATLALHSAQSRIAEWAQRHEINLTLFHGRGGALGRGGGPANRAVLAQPPGSVDGRFKLTEQGEVITARYGDATIAARHIEQVAAATLLASAPSVERRNAEATARFADVASALDSTSREHFHALVRSEGFPQWFSEVTPLEEVGLLPIGSRPARRGLSVESLEDLRAIPWVFSWSQARINLAGWYGLGTSLQEFGDLERLREAHRDWPLFATLIDNVEMSLAKADERIAERYLALGDRDDLAAKILDELRLTREWVLKISGNEWPLAGRRVLGRAVQLRSPYVDALSLLQLRALRGLRSGAEGQYKDGLQHLLLLTVNGVAAGLQNTG
- a CDS encoding deoxyribonuclease IV — its product is MRIGAHVDQADAIHQARAIGADQAQIFLGDPQGWKGAEFTYPGGAEALRADAAAADLDLYVHAPYVINVASTNNRIRIPSRKSLQKIVDGAAEIGAKGVIVHGGHVTADDDVAVGYDNWRKAIDALDAKVPVLIENTAGGARSMARTIESIGRLWDAIGAAEGGDEVGFTLDTCHAWAGGIDLATAADQVRAVTGRIDLVHANDSRDTFDSGADRHAHFGDGLIPPDELVAVIASAGAPVVCETHGDMGPDIAWLRSRLG
- a CDS encoding MTH1187 family thiamine-binding protein, which gives rise to MAIFAFSVAPLGAGESVTDAVAEAVRIVRASGLPNRTTSMFTEIEGEWDEVMDVVKRATEAVGAGGHRVSLVLKADIRPGRTGELTGKIERIEERLAED